Proteins encoded by one window of Lathyrus oleraceus cultivar Zhongwan6 chromosome 1, CAAS_Psat_ZW6_1.0, whole genome shotgun sequence:
- the LOC127108538 gene encoding uncharacterized protein LOC127108538, whose protein sequence is MTVAEYAAKFEALVKFCPHYNRADAETSKCLKFENGLRPEIKQGIGYQQIRKYVELVNKSRIYDEDSRARSAHYKSISEKKGNGQFRGKPYVAPADKGKQKTPDGKNTSGGGVPASVKCFKCGGLGHRANECNNKVLRCYNCGKTGHRVAECKNDGPTCYNCGEHGHISTQCQKAKKTIATAAQVNGRVFTLSGSEGPKADNLIKGTCFINNVELIAIIDTGATHSFISLECAMGLGLKLSSMVGSMVIDTPANGSVTTALVCLSCPFTIYGKNFVMDLVCLPLHQINIILGMNWLEFNYVHINCYNKTVRFPEFGGYGELMFLPAKQVEELLEDEAQMFAMFSSLQVDNEVASVDLPIVCNFPDVFPDDIGDLPPERDIEFSIDVVPGTNPVSMAPYRMSASELGELKKQLEELLEKNFVRPSVSPWGAPVLLVKKKDGSMRLCVDYRQLNKVTIKNRYPLPRTDDLMDQLVGACMFSKIDLRSGYHQIRVKPDDIPKTTFRTRYGHYEYTVMPFGVSNAPCVFMEYMNRIFHPYLDQFVVVFIDDILIYSKSEEEHADHLNMVLQVLRDKKLYAKLSNGGIAVDPSKVDAVLQWETPKSTTEIRSFLGLAGYYRRFIEGFSKIAMPLTQLTRKGQSYVWDVACEKSSVELKKRLTSAPVLILPNPDESFVVYCDASKMGLGGANVVADALSRKSLHMSMLMVRELELIEQFRDMSLVCEETPNSVKLGMLKLTSGILEEIRESQKSDLSLVDCLTLINQGNGGDFRVDENGVMRFRDRKLAELYIDEIVKLHGIPSSIVSDRDPRFTSRFWESLQTALGTKLRSSSAYHPQTDGQTERTIQSLEDLLRACLRRYISDPSHVIQVDDVQVRNNLTVEASPVRIEDREVKKLRGKEIALVKKGVTDCAKKAATDNFRDQSRGGG, encoded by the exons ATGACTGTGGCAGAGTATGCTGCGAAGTTTGAGGCGCTAGTGAAGTTTTGCCCCCATTACAACCGTGCTGATGCTGAGACCTCTAAATGTCTCAAGTTTGAGAATGGGCTAAGACCAGAGATCAAACAAGGTATTGGATACCAACAGATTCGTAAGTATGTTGAACTGGTGAATAAGAGTAGAATCTATGATGAGGATAGTAGAGCCCGGTCTGCTCACTATAAGAGTATTAGTGAAAAGAAAGGGAATGGACAATTTAGAGGGAAACCTTATGTTGCTCCGGCCGACAAAGGGAAGCAGAAGACTCCAGATGGGAAGAATACAAGTGGGGGAGGGGTTCCCGCTTCTGTCAAGTGCTTCAAGTGTGGCGGGTTGGGCCACCGTGCTAATGAATGTAATAATAAGGTTCTGAGATGTTACAATTGTGGAAAAACGGGTCACCGTGTTGCCGAGTGCAAAAATGATGGTCCGACTTGTTATAATTGTGGTGAGCATGGTCATATCAGTACGCAATGTCAGAAGGCAAAGAAGACGATCGCTACTGCTGCACAGGTTAATGGTAGAGTGTTTACCTTAAGTGGTTCAGAGGGTCCCAAGGCAGATAACTTGATCAAAGGTACTTGTTTCATTAACAATGTTGAGTTAATTGCCATTATTGAtactggtgctactcattcgtttatttctCTTGAGTGTGCTATGGGGTTGGGTTTAAAATTATCTTCTATGGTTGGGAGTATGGTTATCGATACCCCGGCTAATGGTTCGGTGACTACTGCGTTAGTCTGTTTGAGTTGTCCTTTCACCATTTATGGTAAGAATTTTGTGATGGACTTAGTTTGTCTACCTTTGCATCAAATCAATATTATTCTTGGAATGAATTGGCTAGAGTTCAACTATGTTCATATCAACTGTTACAACAAAACCGTGAGGTTCCCAGAGTTTGGTGGTTATGGAGAGCTGATGTTTTTACCCGCTAAGCAAGTAGAAGAACTCTTAGAAGATGAGGCTCAGATGTTTGCAATGTTTTCATCATTGCAAGTCGACAATGAGGTTGCAAGTGTTGATCTGCCTATTGTGTGCAATTTCCCAGATGTATTTCCAGATGATATTGGTGACTTACCACCAGAGCGTGATATTGAATTTTCCATTGATGTAGTACCTGGTACTAATCCTGTGTCGATGGCCCCGTATAGGATgtcggcttcagaattgggtgAATTGAAGAAACAGTTAGAAGAGTTGCTTGAGAAAAATTTTGTTCGACCAAGTGTTTCTCCATGGGGTGCGCCAGTGTTGTTAGTTAAGAAAAAGGACGGCAGTATGAGGTTGTGTGTTGACTACAGACAATTGAATAAAGTTACTATCAAAAATAGGTATCCTCTTCCGAGAActgacgatctgatggatcaaTTGGTCGGTGCATGTatgttcagcaagatagatttgaggtcAGGTTATCATCAAATTCGTGTGAAACCAGACGACATTCCGAAGACTACAttcaggacaaggtatggtcattatgagtATACAGTAATGCCGTTTGGAGTGTCTAATGCGCCATGCGtgttcatggagtatatgaataggattttccatccttATCTGGATCAATTTGTGGTCGTATTCATCGACGATATCTTGATATATTCTAAGTCAGAGGAAGAACATGCGGATCATCTAAACATGGTATTGCAGGTGTTGAGAGACAAGAAGCTTTATGCCaagttgtccaa TGGAGGGATTGCTGTTGATCCGTCGAAAGTTGATGCTGTGTTGCAGTGGGAGACTCCAAAGTCTACTactgagattcgaagtttccttggcTTGGCTGGTTATTACCGTAGGTTTATAGAAGGCTTTTCGAAGATAGCAATGCCTTTGACTCAATTGACTCGAAAAGGTCAATCTTATGTGTGGGATGTTGCATGTGAAAAGAGTTCTGTAGAACTCAAGAAGAGATTGACGAGTGCTCCGGTATTGATCTTGCCTAATCCGGATGAGTCTTTTGTAGTATATTGTGATGCGTCAAAGATGGGTCTTGGAGGG GCTAATGTTGTAGCTGATGCGTTGAGTAGGAAGTCCTTACATATGTCAATGCTTATGGTTCGAGAGTTAGAACTGATTGAACAATTCAGAGATATGAGTCTAGTGTGTGAAGAGACTCCTAACAGTGTGAAATTGGGTATGCTGAAGCTGACTAGTGGTATTCTCGAAGAAATAAGAGAAAGCCAGAAATCTGATTTGAGTTTGGTGGATTGTCTCACGTTAATCAACCAAGGTAACGGTGGTGACTTTCGGgttgatgagaatggtgtgaTGAGGTTTAGAGATAGG AAGTtggccgagttgtatattgaTGAGATCGTGAAACTGCATGGTATTCCTTCaagtattgtgtctgatagagatccgAGATTCACATCGAGGTTCTGGGAGAGTTTGCAGACAGCTTTGGGTACTAAGTTAAGGTCgagttctgcttatcatccaCAAACAGACGGTCAAACAGAGAGAACTATTCAGTCGTTGGAAGAtttgttgagggcttgt ttgagaAGATACATTtcagatccgtctcatgtgatccaagtggatgatgtgcaagtgagAAATAACCTGACTGTGGAGGCATCACCCGTGCGGATAGAGGATCGGGAAGTGAAGAaattgcggggtaaagagattgcccTGGTAAAG AAGGGTGTTACAGACTGCGCCAAAAAGGCGGCAACCGACAATTTTCGTGATCAGAGCCGCGGTGGAGGCTAG